Proteins encoded in a region of the Alosa sapidissima isolate fAloSap1 chromosome 19, fAloSap1.pri, whole genome shotgun sequence genome:
- the luzp1 gene encoding leucine zipper protein 1, whose product MSEYKDTTNRHLRHKLQSLGRRLDELEEATSKLQKAEDELLDLQDKIIQAEGSNSSLLAEVETLRKRVLKIEGKDEEIRKAEDLCRSVRERLEEEEKLTKGLRVEIERLQARMAELEKLEEAFGKCKSDCTQLCLSLNEEKNLNRKLSTELEALKARLKEVDASEARLDKAEQALTAEMERLKGLTQAFLSERKRLLEKQREDRELILKLTDKLEQQKNRISSADYGCRDSRDLRIEDELSTSLTSKLTRKKSLDYLKFTDDAGLRNKTENEKNSLEGQEDNKVKDLNQEVEKLKNRLKQLELVEEDLKNTESKNSELLEKFQQEKIRSQTLAEQVEQLKTQVYGSGSNGGAGNGTAKVLENGKVENEDINVRGAFRQEKPKLRSAVAAEPLAQQQKREPKLRNKDLSQSAENSPKSVRRAQSPAPKSRRGPKAGATPAFDNGLKETRRGFEEKSVPGSSQASNSDSKKASVLRRYPPAANDQKSWKTTQKASDVDCKKSRVEKFSKLYGGSDSESNSSDVVPVTSSKAVVALSATKDPDSEQAFANPSQDSSAVLSLSKANGSYTAYRSHVSPAVASDQGSEGHSSASESESTGSRPSVGDQESSSATASGRSANPKYPRYSQIHSDGSSTRSSYDEEGHRALMAEGGSQEPSHSLSGLEIRRVCSPREALRSKAVIKPAIVEIDRKEVMGGSGGGTEPLSSSGKPKISTKPVLTSKMTSSITIYPNDPSSSRTSSRSSSVCSEPIAKERHTSTSNIIIGPSSEHRGSVSIPYEISIPKSDITLRPCQDEANDEDNGVPPSVVETARVETHLRSRSSFSLQSPESTSDFNNDVESGFESSSSSSTTTVTSWRSHSHNHHQPYHHHSSSQDDCLPEMRNVTVRSTWKNRGALSVDEVSHVPQLDGSEDESESTWRAYRATTVLEGEEAGALPPHTEGRGGKLSPAEVYMRRITSSRDAQEPGNPRVRAMQSSPSDSGLGRTVPHEPVSAKERQLWSRKHSIATDEGESQPSVWRRPSPSSLDPYDRSSRTDGGSSGRTAMSSRSVVGRTPDRSRPWTNRHLDN is encoded by the exons ATGTCTGAGTACAAAGACACCACCAATCGCCACTTGCGTCACAAGCTCCAGAGCCTGGGACGCCGGCTGGATGAGCTGGAAGAGGCCACCAGTAAGCTCCAGAAGGCTGAGGATGAGCTGCTGGACCTCCAAGATAAGATCATCCAGGCTGAGGGCAGCAATTCGTCTCTGCTGGCCGAAGTTGAGACGCTGAGGAAACGAGTGCTCAAGATTGAGGGCAAGGATGAGGAGATCCGCAAGGCTGAGGACCTGTGTCGTTCAGTCCGGGagaggctggaggaggaggagaagctgACGAAAGGACTGAGGGTGGAGATTGAACGACTGCAG GCAAGAATGGCTGAGCTGGAGAAGCTTGAGGAAGCTTTTGGGAAGTGCAAGTCTGACTGCACCCAGCTGTGCCTCAGCCTTAATGAGGAGAAGAACCTCAACCGCAAGCTCTCCACCGAGCTGGAGGCCCTTAAGGCTCGCCTGAAAGAGGTGGATGCCTCGGAGGCCCGTCTGGACAAGGCCGAGCAGGCCCTCACCGCTGAGATGGAGAGGCTCAAAGGCCTCACTCAAGCATTCttgagtgagaggaagaggctTTTGGAGAAGCAAAGGGAGGACCGTGAGTTGATCCTGAAGCTTACAGACAAACTTGAGCAGCAAAAGAACCGGATCAGCTCAGCAGACTATGGGTGCAGGGATTCTAGGGATCTCCGCATTGAGGATGAACTCTCTACAAGCCTCACCAGCAAACTCACCAGGAAGAAGAGCCTTGACTATCTGAAGTTCACTGATGATGCCGGGCTGAGAAATAAAACGGAGAATGAGAAGAACAGTTTGGAAGGTCAAGAGGACAACAAGGTCAAGGACTTGAACCAGGAGGTGGAGAAACTGAAGAATCGCCTGAAGCAACTGGAGCTGGTTGAGGAGGACCTGAAGAACACAGAGTCCAAAAACTCAGAGTTGCTGGAGAAGTTCCAACAGGAGAAGATCCGAAGCCAAACCCTTGCTGAGCAAGTTGAGCAGCTTAAGACGCAAGTCTACGGCAGTGGCAGCAACGGAGGTGCAGGCAATGGCACGGCTAAGGTCTTGGAGAATGGCAAGGTGGAGAATGAGGACATCAATGTCCGGGGAGCGTTCCGTCAGGAGAAGCCGAAATTGAGGAGTGCCGTTGCTGCGGAGCCTCTTGCTCAGCAGCAGAAGAGAGAGCCCAAACTGCGGAACAAGGACCTTAGCCAGTCAGCAGAAAATTCTCCCAAGTCTGTCAGAAGGGCACAGAGTCCTGCACCCAAAAGCAGACGAGGTCCGAAGGCCGGTGCCACCCCTGCCTTTGACAACGGCCTTAAAGAAACAAGGAGAGGGTTTGAGGAGAAATCCGTTCCAGGTTCCAGTCAGGCATCAAACAGCGACAGCAAGAAGGCATCTGTTCTCAGACGCTACCCGCCTGCTGCTAATGACCAGAAATCATGGAAGACAACTCAAAAAGCAAGCGATGTTGACTGTAAGAAAAGCCGGGTGGAGAAGTTCTCCAAGTTGTATGGCGGTAGTGACAGTGAGTCCAACAGTTCAGATGTGGTGCCTGTGACTTCCAGCAAGGCTGTGGTTGCTCTTTCAGCCACAAAAGACCCCGACTCTGAACAGGCATTTGCAAATCCCTCCCAGGATTCCTCAGCTGTTTTGAGCCTCTCCAAGGCTAATGGCTCCTACACGGCCTACCGGTCCCACGTTTCCCCAGCTGTGGCTAGTGACCAAGGATCTGAGGGGCACTCTTCAGCCTCAGAGAGTGAATCCACTGGGTCAAGGCCATCGGTAGGGGATCAGGAGTCTTCATCCGCCACTGCAAGTGGCAGGTCAGCTAATCCAAAGTATCCCAGATACTCTCAGATCCACTCGGATGGGTCTTCAACAAGGAGTTCCTATGACGAGGAGGGGCACAGGGCTCTGATGGCTGAGGGAGGCTCACAGGAACCGTCCCACTCACTCTCAGGGCTTGAGATCAGGAGGGTCTGTAGTCCACGGGAAGCACTGAGGTCCAAGGCAGTCATCAAACCAGCCATCGTTGAGATAGACCGTAAAGAGGTCATGGGCGGGTCGGGTGGTGGCACGGAACCTCTGTCATCCAGTGGCAAGCCCAAGATCTCTACCAAACCGGTCCTGACCAGCAAGATGACAAGCAGTATCACCATCTACCCCAACGATCCAAGCTCATCCCGgaccagcagcaggagcagcagtgtgtgcagtGAGCCAATAGCAAAGGAGCGCCACACATCTACCAGCAACATCATCATTGGCCCCAGCAGCGAGCATCGTGGCAGTGTGTCCATCCCGTATGAAATTTCCATCCCCAAGAGCGACATCACGCTCAGGCCGTGCCAGGATGAAGCCAACGACGAAGACAATGGTGTCCCTCCCAGCGTCGTGGAGACGGCCCGTGTGGAGACGCACCTGAGGTCCCGCAGCAGCTTCAGCTTGCAGTCTCCTGAGAGTACGTCTGACTTTAACAACGATGTTGAGTCGGGCTTcgagagcagcagcagtagcagcaccaCGACAGTCACCAGTTGGAGGAGCCATAGTCATAACCACCACCAACCCTACCACCACCACTCATCCTCCCAGGACGACTGCCTGCCCGAGATGAGGAACGTCACCGTTCGGAGCACCTGGAAGAACCGTGGGGCCCTGTCTGTGGATGAGGTCAGCCACGTCCCTCAACTGGATGGCTCGGAGGATGAGTCGGAGTCCACCTGGAGGGCGTATCGTGCCACCACAGTTTTGGAGGGAGAGGAAGCGGGCGCACTACCTCCACATACGGAGGGGCGTGGAGGAAAGCTGAGCCCAGCAGAAGTTTACATGCGGCGGATCACCAGCAGCAGGGATGCCCAGGAGCCAGGGAATCCTCGTGTCAGGGCCATGCAGTCATCACCCTCCGACAGTGGGCTGGGGAGGACTGTGCCCCATGAGCCTGTGAGTGCCAAGGAGCGCCAACTCTGGAGCCGAAAGCACTCTATA GCAACGGATGAGGGCGAATCACAGCCAAGTGTGTGGCGAAGGCCATCGCCCTCTAGCCTTGACCCTTATGACCGGTCATCCAGGACAGATGGCGGCAGCAGCGGCAGGACTGCCATGTCCAGCAGGAGTGTGGTGGGTCGTACTCCGGACCGAAGCAGGCCTTGGACCAACCGACACTTGGACAACTGA